Part of the Chlorogloeopsis sp. ULAP01 genome, AAAAAGATACCTAGAGAGCAGAATAAACAACGCTCTACTATGTTCTCTGAAGCTAGAAAAAGATATAGATATTCAGATTATGACCTACAAGCTTACGCCACTAATGTGAGCAATAAATCAAGATGGATTGCTGAAAAAGTAGATTCAAATACTCAACAAACAATAGCTACTCGTGCTTTTAGAGCTAGCGAAAAAGTTTTATTTAGATTAGCTAAAAAAGTTAGGTTTAAAACTCCTACAAGATTTAAATCTGTAGAAGGTAAAACTAACAAACAAGGCTTGCGATGGAAAAATAATCAGTTAATTTGGGGCAAGATTGCTCTTGAACCAATAATTGATAAATCTAACAAAGTGATAGAGCATAGCTTGAGTTCTCCAATCAAGTATGTTCGCCTGCTATGGAAGGAGATTAATGGTAAACGTCGATGGTTTGTCCAGTTAATCAATAAAGGTGTTCCATACCAAAAGCCACAAAATTATGTTTCCGATGGTGTTGTTGGTTTAGACTTAAATATCTCCAATATTGCTTTTGTAGGAGACAATCAAGCAGGCTTACTACCTTTTGCCGATAAAGTTCCTAGTTTCCAGAACGAAATAAAAAGACTGCAAAGAAAAATGCAGCGTTCTCAAAAAGCTAATAATCCTGACAATTATGAACCGGATTTTTTAGCTAAAAAGGGACGTAAAACAGTTACGAAACAAGGAAAAGTTAAAAAAGGTAGTTGTAAGTGGAACAAGTCTAATACCTATAAAAAGGTTGCTCAAAAGAAGCGTGAATTAGAAAGGTGTAAAACCGCTTATGCTCAGTCTCAAAATCGCAAAGTAGTCAATGAGATTTTCAGACATGGAAACATAATTAAAACTGAGAAAGTTTCAGTCAAGGGATGGCAGAAACGCTATGGTAAAGCGATTTCTGCTAAGTCCCCTGGCTTCGTACAAAGTGAATTGAAACGCAAAGCTGAGAATGCTGGTGGACAATTCATAGCTTTTTCTACCCAGAAAACTGCACTCTCTCACACTCATTTAGACGGTAGCCGTATCAAAAAATCATTATCCCAAAGAGTTCATAAAGATGTTACTGGGCTTGTGATGAACAGGGACATCTGGAGTGCGTATCTGGCTAGATACATTAATTAGGATCAGTTGTCATTGCAGGATGCTCAATGTGAGTATCCGAGGTTGGAGTCAACCTTAAGATCGGCATGGCAGCAATATCAAACAAACTGCAAACAAGTAAGCGCGTCTGAAAGTAGGTTATCTCATTTACCCTCGGAGCAGTTCGATCTAAAAGGCAAAAGCGTTAACCAGATAGCGATAAAGCGCGAAAAGTTAACGTGACCTTTGCCTGAATCCACGAACTAGAAGTTCGTGAAGTGGCTAAACTCCTCAAATGCCATAACCTTGCGTCGAGTGCGGCTAGCTTAGATTTGACGATCGCAGATATTTTTCTCGTGGTTCAGCAAGCCATGACATTGTAAACAAATTTATATCTAGAAAGATATTTCATCTTGATTTCATTTCTAGATGAAAAGCTAAAAGAATAGGCTGCTGTTAAAGGAGTAACTCAAAACAGGTAAACTATGATAAGTAAAGTTTTGTTGCTGTACCTTGACCCTCCATCTGAGTAGAGAGTTGAAAATTGAAATTAAGAAGGAGTTGATTAATAACTAGAAAAAGGTAAAAAACAAAAGTAAATTTTAGCATTGAAGAGAATAATTAGTTTAGATAAAAGATGTCAATCGTGGCTGATTTAAAACATTGCTTTCTATCATTATCTAGAAGGTAATAAGTTCATGTCAAGTCTCTGTTTTAGACAGATAGTGTTAGCATTAGAAACCTTTTTAATAATTAGCTAATACTGATTACTGCTTGCATTTGATTTGTCCCAGTTAATCACATCTGAGCAAAAAGATGTGAATAGTTCTTTTGTGTGCCTAGTTATAGCTGCTGAAATGAAAAGTTTTCTGGATTGATTCGGTAACAAATTTTATTATATAATACAACCTCATTTTTCTACTATTTTATAGCTGTGCTGTGTAGAACTGCTTCAGCATAAACGATGAGAATAATTAAGAACAAAAATAGTGTTTGTTTAGAGATAAATAAAAAATTGACCCTCACAACTTCCTCACATTTTACAGTTAACTTCAATTATATAAACAAAATATTCAGTCGATAAAAGAGGTGATGTTATGAAAAATAGAATTCTAATTTATAGTCTCACAGGCTTATTGACTAGTAGTGTTCTTGCA contains:
- a CDS encoding transposase, whose amino-acid sequence is MAKSKTPSFVTTIPLIVNSKQESELLSRFQASRQLYNACLNEAMIRMELVKKSEIYQAAKKIPREQNKQRSTMFSEARKRYRYSDYDLQAYATNVSNKSRWIAEKVDSNTQQTIATRAFRASEKVLFRLAKKVRFKTPTRFKSVEGKTNKQGLRWKNNQLIWGKIALEPIIDKSNKVIEHSLSSPIKYVRLLWKEINGKRRWFVQLINKGVPYQKPQNYVSDGVVGLDLNISNIAFVGDNQAGLLPFADKVPSFQNEIKRLQRKMQRSQKANNPDNYEPDFLAKKGRKTVTKQGKVKKGSCKWNKSNTYKKVAQKKRELERCKTAYAQSQNRKVVNEIFRHGNIIKTEKVSVKGWQKRYGKAISAKSPGFVQSELKRKAENAGGQFIAFSTQKTALSHTHLDGSRIKKSLSQRVHKDVTGLVMNRDIWSAYLARYIN